In a genomic window of Glycine max cultivar Williams 82 chromosome 13, Glycine_max_v4.0, whole genome shotgun sequence:
- the LOC100787448 gene encoding uncharacterized protein translates to MADNTRSHTLSRLEEAVTLLTQNQNTFTATQNSLHSRLDEVISRLQSLEASSPSLSPWPSTPRMNLDIPRFDGTNAPAWIFKITQFFDYHRTLEDDRLQDLELRFAPTLYDDPRGALFKLSQQGSVSSYLVEFESLANRIVGLPTPFLLSCFISGLQPDIRREVLALQPVSLVQVVALVCLQEDKLCDARRSSRPRPPSLSLPPTPQPLTTIHSPPLLPSPPKPTYKRLTQAEMDDDEPLPPESPDILEPNPTPPPPPDPDSAQLTLYALSGHPTSATLRVIGTIKGHDTAILMDGGSTHNFIHNRLAHFLNLTPQTIPALPVMVGNDTEIQCDKVCCNVSVSIQGCKFTLDLHVMVLGGTDIVLRVAWLKLLGPVTTDYSHLTMTFHHQGEPITIQGGIDSGPTEIHHGQVRCLINTNRVAALFHIQLHNHDPPSPNLPSTPPSLRPLLTKYASLFQTPTILPPPRPTDHSIHLEPNLKPVNVRPYRYPYYQKHEIERQVDDMFCRQLIRPSRSPYSSPVLLVKKKDGTWRFCVDYRALNSITVKDRFPLPTIDELFDDLGNSSWFLKMDLAQGFHQIRMEEHDISKTAFRTHQGHYEYIVMPFGLCNAPSIFQATMNELFRPFIRKFVLVFFDDILVYSHDFQAHINHLECVFRTLQQGQFHLKPSKCIFGQRRIEYLGHFVSSQGVEPDPSKINAMLQWPPPSTPK, encoded by the exons ATGGCGGACAACACCCGCAGCCACACCCTCTCTCGCCTCGAAGAAGCCGTCACCCTCCTCACTCAGAACCAAAATACCTTCACCGCCACTCAAAACTCCCTTCATTCTCGTCTCGACGAGGTCATCTCTCGTCTCCAGTCACTTGAAGCCTCTTCCCCGTCCCTGTCTCCTTGGCCTTCCACGCCACGCATGAACCTGGATATCCCTCGATTCGATGGTACCAATGCCCCAGCCTGGATTTTCAAGATAACCCAGTTTTTTGACTACCATCGAACCCTAGAGGACGACCGTCTTCAG GATCTTGAACTCCGTTTTGCACCCACCCTCTATGATGATCCTCGCGGCGCGTTGTTTAAGCTTTCCCAGCAAGGGTCTGTCTCCAGCTACCTCGTCGAGTTTGAGTCTCTTGCTAACAGGATCGTGGGCCTACCAACCCCTTTCCTCCTGAGCTGTTTCATTTCGGGACTACAACCCGACATCCGGCGCGAGGTCTTGGCCTTACAACCCGTGTCCCTCGTTCAGGTGGTGGCACTAGTCTGCCTCCAGGAGGACAAACTATGTGACGCTCGCCGATCCTCTCGCCCCAGGCCACCTTCCCTTTCCTTACCCCCTACCCCACAACCACTCACCACCATACACTCCCCTCCCCTATTACCTTCTCCACCAAAACCCACCTACAAACGCCTCACTCAGGCCGAGATG GACGACGACGAACCCTTACCCCCTGAATCCCCTGACATACTTGAACCCAACCCAACTCCCCCACCACCGCCTGACCCTGACTCTGCCCAACTCACCCTTTACGCTTTGTCTGGCCACCCCACCTCAGCCACCCTTCGAGTCATAGGTACCATCAAAGGCCACGATACTGCCATCCTCATGGACGGAGGCAGTACACACAACTTCATCCACAACCGCCTGGCTCACTTCCTTAATCTCACCCCACAGACCATCCCTGCTTTGCCCGTCATGGTTGGTAACGACACCGAAATCCAGTGCGACAAGGTCTGCTGCAATGTCTCCGTTTCCATTCAGGGTTGCAAATTTACCTTAGACTTGCATGTAATGGTGTTGGGCGGAACCGATATCGTCCTTCGTGTGGCCTGGCTCAAACTCTTGGGCCCAGTCACCACGGACTATTCGCACCTCACAATGACTTTTCACCACCAGGGCGAGCCCATTACAATTCAGGGAGGCATTGACTCAGGCCCAACTGAAATCCACCACGGCCAAGTCAGGTGCCTCATCAACACGAACCGGGTTGCAGCCTTATTCCACATCCAACTCCATAACCACGACCCACCATCCCCCAACTTACCTTCCACACCCCCTTCCCTTCGTCCCCTCCTTACCAAATACGCCAGCCTTTTTCAAACTCCGACAATCCTCCCTCCTCCCCGACCAACCGACCACTCCATCCACCTCGAGCCCAATTTGAAACCAGTCAACGTTCGCCCCTATAGATACCCCTATTATCAGAAGCACGAGATTGAACGGCAAGTCGATGACATGTTTTGTCGTCAACTCATACGCCCCAGTCGTAGCCCGTATTCTAGCCCGGTGCTCCTTGTTAAGAAAAAGGACGGGACGTGGCGGTTCTGTGTGGATTATCGCGCACTGAACTCAATCACGGTCAAGGATAGATTCCCACTACCAACCATAGATGAGCTCTTTGATGATTTGGGCAATTCCTCTTGGTTCTTGAAAATGGACCTCGCGCAGGGCTTCCATCAGATTCGCATGGAGGAGCACGACATTTCCAAGACCGCTTTCAGAACACACCAGGGCCACTACGAATACATCGTGATGCCATTTGGCCTTTGCAATGCGCCATCCATTTTCCAGGCCACAATGAATGAGCTCTTTCGTCCATTCATACGCAAATTCGTGCTTGTCTTCTTCGATGACATACTGGTTTACAGTCATGATTTCCAGGCCCACATCAATCATCTGGAATGCGTTTTCAGGACCTTGCAACAGGGACAATTCCATTTGAAACCTTCCAAATGCATTTTCGGCCAAAGGCGCATTGAGTACCTCGGCCATTTCGTCTCTTCACAGGGAGTGGAACCCGACCCATCCAAGATTAACGCTATGTTACAATGGCCTCCTCCATCTACACCCAAATAG